actgtttccggtctttatgctaagctaagctaactggctgctgcttcgtatttaccatacagataaGAGTgctatcgatcttctcatctaactcaccAAATGTAGAGCTTTTCCtttaaaacttgaaataaaGTGGCAGCCGTACCTGGTCATTCCAAAGTCGCTGACCTTCACCACATTGTGCTCATTAACCAGACAGTTCCTGGCTGCCTGgatcagagaaaaacaaacagaaacctcTGACAAATGTGCACCTGAACCATTTTGCCCACTAAGCTGCGTGAGAAGAGCAGCCACCAGCTGTTGCTTCAAAGTCagactaagtacatttactcaaatactgtacttgagtacaaattCCAGGTACATTTTATGCAACTATATGCTTGCACTCCACTGCATCTTCTTCCACCGCTGACCATTTGCAATTAATTGGCTAAAACTTTACTTTCACCATAACAGTACTTGAAGTGCACATGAAGAAACAGCTCAACACCAGTCAGCTGCATTGTTATCCCTTATCCCATCATCCCTTGTGTTTTGAAGTCactagtttcatttttaaatggcacaacaaaccacacacacacacagtgactcaCCAGGTCTCTGTGGATGAAACTATGTGCTTCCAGGTACTCCATCCCCTCACAGACGTCCTGGCACATGGACAGAAGCCACGCCTCCTTCAGAGCCCTGCCCTTCTGCCGCAGGAAGTTCAGCAGGCAGCCGTTCTCCATGAACTCGGCCACGatcagcagggggcgctgctgcAAGCAAACCCCGTACAGCTGCACCAGTTTAGGGTGGCACAGCCTCCTGGGAGAGACAACAAATGGACACAGTTTCACTTCCCTATGTTGACAACAAGGAAGTTGCCAAAACAGTTTTCTCTgttccctcttttttctctgtctacATCTTGTCTTGATCCTCCATtatctcttcatcctctcccccctccttaCATCATGACCTTGGCCTCCTCGATGAAGTCCTCCTCGTACATGGCTCCCTCTCTGATGGCCTTGATGGCCACTCTCTGCTGAGCCCTCCACTTGCCGAGCCTCACCAGGCCGAACTGACCGCTGCCCAGCTCCTTCATGAAGGTCAACTCGCTGGGGTCGATCTCCCACTTCTCTGCAGGGAGGgaacgagagagagacaggaagaagggaggaaggaaggcgaatggacagaaaagaggaagggagatTTAGTACAAACataagaaagagaaacacaagtTAGAGCTCATCTCAAAGCCCTTTTGTTTACAGGACCATTGTGGTGGTTTAGCATGATTTAGCTCATTTATTACACATCATATGTTTCAGTACTTCTGTGTTTTAAATTGGTGTTTTCTACCTTCAAGGTGTTAGTTTCCACTAATTTCAGTATGATATCAAAATCACTTGTAAACTTGAAACATGCTTGCACTTTTGTCAAATGGTGTTATGATCACATGGTAATGCAGTTGAAACTGGGGATGGGTATCAACAACTGGTTACTAGTTAGTTCTACTTATTGATTCCTGGATGTACATTTTGCCCCCATGGTTCACATgcacatgttttgtgtttacattataGCAGATGGGAGATCATTCATCGTAACAGGGTTCAACATACCAAATCAAACTCCCTGCTTCCAGAGCTTAGCTTCCACATTGGTGAAGGCTGCTAATTTTTTGGCCACTGAGGTGCTGAAATCGTCATAGAATCTAATCTTGCACCCTTTCAATGAAGCATCCCGGTGCTCCCTTTTCCACAGGAGACCCAGCTCCTTCTCAATATATCGATGAAAGTGCACCAGCATGGGACGTGGTCGCTGGGACACAGGCTGCGGCGAATGCAGTCAAGTTCTAGCGGAAATCCCAGAGTACTTCCACAAGCAGCTCGCACATAAACTGCTTCAGATTGTTACCTTACAAACCTTCCGGTAATCTGACAACTTGCAGGTTTTTGTGATCAAGACACCAAGTCCTCCATGTTAGCTCAAAGTGCAACAGCCTCTTTCTTTAGCTGTGTGATCAAAGCCATTTCCATTGTCGAGATAGTGGCAGTATGATTTGCCACAGTAATGGCGAGGGCATCAAGGGAACTCTGGATCGGAATAGCTGTGGACTCCTCTGTCATACACTTTCTGAACTTCGACTTTGACTGGGTTAAGTACTAGCCTGTTTCAGTTGCACTTTACTACTCAGATGGATGGTTACAATAATTTCTGTAACCATTCAAAGGCTGGTTCTTCGCGCTATACTTTTAGCTCCTAGAATTACTGAAAATAACAGTGCAAATGagttaaactgaactgaactgtagTCAGTGGAGCGGACCCTGCGTGCATCTACTTCCTACAAGGCAAACCCAGAccaaaaagaaagggaaagagcCCACAGGATCTGAGATATAAAGCAAGAGATCGTCTGCATATAAAAGACACTTTATGCTAATCTCCAGCTTTCAACACTCCATTAAACTTCAGTACAAAGTTTAATTGCAAGGCGTTTAAGAGCAACTACAAACAACAAGGGAGACAAGGGACATTCCATCCTTGTGCCACAATAAACTGGTGTGAATAATACAAATTAATTCAAGACATATGTTTCACCTAGTTCAAATTTAACAAAGGTATTACTAATTCATTAATGTGAAATGATACATAGAGCAGCTTTgagtaaatgtttgtgtgaatttatttatttacctgaACTGAATCCTGATGTGGCGGGTACACACCTTCCCATTGGCCCCACTGCATAACGCAACCTGGTGACaagacctacacacacaaaccaaaccaTATCAAATGGCGCATTATATGTAGCACTGTTGTCTCAAATGTAGCATGCACACAAAGTGTGAGTGTATGTACCTGCTGCGTTGTGTTCATGGTAGTGTATGACATCAGGTATGGAGTTGAAGGTGTGTTTTTCAGCCAAGAAGAACTGTCCGGTGTCAGTTATTTTGATCTGGTAATGCCTAATATCCCCATTAGCACTGCAGGcatgaacacaaaaacaaaacgttCAGTTTACAAGTAAAGATTTATTGAATATATGTGAATTATTggtgtgtctgttgtgtctaGGACTTTTACATGCTGTAATGTGAATCACCTTAATGTTTTGGTATAGACAGAGACGGTGTAGACTCCCTTCTGACTGGACTCCCGCACCACAAAACCACCCTCCTTGTCCTGGAAAACAACCAGAAATACTTTCACTTGAccgtaaaaataaaataaaacactcaaCGAAGCTCCCACCAGTTGCAATGATGAAAAGTAAAGGAAGAAACAGACATCTCAGAGACACTTTAACACTCCAACtaatggttattttcattatcaattaatctgtccaTTATTTTCTTATGTTTGTATTATCTATTATTAgtttagtctacaaaatgtcagaaaacagtgaaaagtgcccatcacaagtttccagagcccaaggtgatatctttatattgcttgttttgcccgactaacagtccaaaaccataagatattcagtttaccatcacataagacaaagaaaagcagtgaaTCGTCGCATTTAAGAATCTGGATCTAGGGaacgtttggcatttttgctagaaaaatGACTgcaacgattatcaaaataattgctgatTATGTTTCTGTAGATCAACTAATCACAGCAAATATAAAAAGAGGTGTGTATCACTGTTCGTTTCAGATAGCTAAGCCCCTGCGTGTACATATAAACAGACAGATactgaaacagagagacaggtagaccgACAGGTAGATACCTCCTGTCTCAGCAGCTGCTCAGCTTCTGTCCTGGTGATGTTCTTGCAGTACCACCtccaggaagaaaaacaaaacatgattaaTAGTTTAATTGTTGCCttttgatcatattttatataattccAATGTTACTGCAGtttaataataagaaaaaacaataaaggtTTTGCTTTACAGTGGGATAATAgctaaaaaaaagagagctaaacAACCCAGTTGCTGCCTCTCTTTGTGGAAACTGgaatgtcaaacaaacaaacaagaaaaaatataagACTCACGAGTTTGCCTcaattctgtttttctctgtcacgTAGTTACTGGGGATGAAGCCTTTATTCCTGATAGAAACAAGTAGAAAAGCAACATGAACAACCTGCAGGGTCTAACAGCAGCCATTTTAGAACATTTTCAGACTCAGCCTGTCAGGCTCAACTCTACACTGTAAAACTTTGCTCAACTTTCATCAATTTAAGCTCAACTTtgtcagcctctgctgtactcAGCCACAGCAGTGCTGGTGCTAACATTATAATGTGCTAACGTTGGTAAGCCTCCATGCTAACCAGACAAACAAAGCTGCCAGTATGCTTCACCAGAACTGCTAGTTAGATGGTTGAACAGCTTCGGAAACCTGCGGTGTTAAACAGGTATAACgtttaccattttcaccatcttagtttagcgtgttagcatgctaacatttgttaattagcactaaacacaaagtacctctgagactgatgggaatgtcataagttttgcaggtatttggtcctAAACTAAAGTGTTGgagttaaaattttgaccttgatgatggcgctagatgaaaaagtcagaggatcaccaacgtttttaaaagataaaaacaaacctttgggttgtacagtatgtttagtAACAGAAAATACATCATTTAGAAACTCTTCCAAAAGATTTGTAGTAGTTTTAATTTGACGTACCCATGTTTATCCTGCGCTCTCCACCACAGCTGGTCTTGTTTGTGGAGGATGATGTACTCCTCCCCCTGTGGACCCAACACACTGCATCATCACACATCTACtgcttggtgtgtgtgcgtctatgtgtgtgtgtgtgtgagtacctGTTTGAGTGTGAGGTCAGTGTCCTCCTTGGCGGTGAAGTCATACATGGCGACGACACTTAGCAACCCCTCGCCTTCACCATCCCCGTTttcaggaggagggagggggagccTCTTCCTCGACCTGTCGACctgagagagacggagagaaaagaaattaaCAGATGAAAAcgtataacacacacacacacacacacacacacacacacacacacactctgtctcacCCGGCAGGCGTGCCCTGGGTATCGCCTGCTCTGGAAACACAGGGAGGTGCTTCCCTCCAGCTCCATGCGGGTGCTGATCTCCCTGAAATCAACCGATCAATAAATAGATTTGCAAATATATATTAGTTTTTCATCTGCATCTGTTTAGCAGGTACACACATCCagcctaaaaatgtttttgggttACCAGACCAAAATTGCCACACAAGAGATtctcagcttttaaaaaaaggacaaaaccaATGTCTTCAAACAGCTTAAACATTACATTAGTGGtgaccattttccaaaaatCCATGAATATTTACTCTAATTTCCTTCCTTTAAAAGGTAGCTATTGGTTTCTTTTCCATCTAGTCCATCtaaatgcataaaatgtttgctttggttttttttttagccatgctagcagggTGGCACTGCTGGTCTGCCTGCCGGTTGGATAgttctggatgtgtaaataagcaactatttgctaacaaaGTCAGCCATATCACCTTTATAAGACAATGTGTTAATGATGTGCTCACGGCTTGTTTTCCACtggcccccaagtggccaaaaaagataattaatgcaggtttagcAGATCTGAacccagaaaacaaacaacatgatgacagtaaacacacaccAATCATGAACAACAGCGCCCCTTCCTGTTTGGTGAAGTAAAACGATCTAGCAGATTTCCCTCCAGAACTGGGCCGGATTAGCTAGATGTTAACCGTCAGCTGGGTGATTATCTAAATTGTTTATTGATTGTTATTGCGAATGATTGCATTCAGTGTCTCTAAAATATGTCTTATTTATGTTTACATGACACAGATTTGAGATCATGAGGATAAATACAGAATATAGAAACACGTAGCAgcttaattaatacatttttagcaaTGCTAGCAGTTTGGCTTTAGGGATAGCAATGTtggacagacattcatggtccccagaggatgaatcttaatgactttccctctagcaggaaccagcaggtcaaagttttcacttctccaatgaaatatctcaacatctacagtATTAGATGGATTACAAACATTGGTAATCCCTTAACGTTTCCTCTAGCGCTGTCATCAGGTCAGAACTTtcatttgtccagtactttggtttatggctaaatacctacaaaactaatgacattcccatcagcctcagctgtactttgtgtttagtgctaattagcaaatgttagcatgctaacatgctaaactaagatggtgaacatggtaaacattaaactcACTAAACGTcagcactgtcattgtgagcatgttagcatgctgacgctAGCATTAACCTCAAAGCAAGCGCAGCCTTACTGAGTAATGACATTACCCTCAATGTGCATTTGAATTCACACCAAATTGTTTTTTGCGTTAATGTTAGCTCAAAGTTTTGTTCAGGGAGTCACTAACTTTGATTGGTTCAACTCCATTTCTATGCTGATAACCTAGTGAATTATATTAGAAAAGGTGAACATGTGTTATGTTTAGTGGATGAACATTAACAACTAAAGAATAAACTCTAAAATCACACTGGCGTTGTccttttttatcattaaaatgaggtgaaataatttaatagctgtttaaaaaaaaattacatttaggaAATATAAGTGATGTTGGACGCGCAGACTTTACCTGGTCTGTAcggcacagcagcagcagcagaagactGAGTGGATGGAGTGAtctggaggaagaagagcagagTTAAAGATGTTATAAACACCGTTAGTGTAATCACATGGGGGGTGTCTGCTTTGCTGCTACAGGTTCAGCAGTTAAACTGGTTGTTTGACAATGTTTAATTGTTAAtcctgatatacagtatatatctgtttttttcatttgtttacttGTTGCTGCTTCTTGGCCAGGACACTcctgaaattagatttttcaaCTCACTGCGGCTTTGCTGCTTAAACAAAAAGGtcaaataagtaaaaaataaatacatattactAATATGAACTAATGGATAATTTACTCACA
This sequence is a window from Siniperca chuatsi isolate FFG_IHB_CAS linkage group LG22, ASM2008510v1, whole genome shotgun sequence. Protein-coding genes within it:
- the txk gene encoding tyrosine-protein kinase TXK isoform X1, which codes for MIHSNHSIHSVFCCCCCAVQTREISTRMELEGSTSLCFQSRRYPGHACRVDRSRKRLPLPPPENGDGEGEGLLSVVAMYDFTAKEDTDLTLKQGEEYIILHKQDQLWWRAQDKHGNKGFIPSNYVTEKNRIEANSWYCKNITRTEAEQLLRQEDKEGGFVVRESSQKGVYTVSVYTKTLSANGDIRHYQIKITDTGQFFLAEKHTFNSIPDVIHYHEHNAAGLVTRLRYAVGPMGRCVPATSGFSSEKWEIDPSELTFMKELGSGQFGLVRLGKWRAQQRVAIKAIREGAMYEEDFIEEAKVMMRLCHPKLVQLYGVCLQQRPLLIVAEFMENGCLLNFLRQKGRALKEAWLLSMCQDVCEGMEYLEAHSFIHRDLAARNCLVNEHNVVKVSDFGMTRYGCHFISSFKGKALHLLFYSCCHVCRYVLDNQYTSSSGAKFPVKWSPPEVLHYSKYSSKSDVWSFGVVMWEIYSEGRTPFEKSTNLDVVTDITRGVRLYRPYRASQSLYAIMYRCWHERSQGRPSFSELLEEIRKLAENPD
- the txk gene encoding tyrosine-protein kinase Tec isoform X2, with product MIHSNHSIHSVFCCCCCAVQTREISTRMELEGSTSLCFQSRRYPGHACRVDRSRKRLPLPPPENGDGEGEGLLSVVAMYDFTAKEDTDLTLKQGEEYIILHKQDQLWWRAQDKHGNKGFIPSNYVTEKNRIEANSWYCKNITRTEAEQLLRQEDKEGGFVVRESSQKGVYTVSVYTKTLSANGDIRHYQIKITDTGQFFLAEKHTFNSIPDVIHYHEHNAAGLVTRLRYAVGPMGRCVPATSGFSSEKWEIDPSELTFMKELGSGQFGLVRLGKWRAQQRVAIKAIREGAMYEEDFIEEAKVMMRLCHPKLVQLYGVCLQQRPLLIVAEFMENGCLLNFLRQKGRALKEAWLLSMCQDVCEGMEYLEAHSFIHRDLAARNCLVNEHNVVKVSDFGMTRYVLDNQYTSSSGAKFPVKWSPPEVLHYSKYSSKSDVWSFGVVMWEIYSEGRTPFEKSTNLDVVTDITRGVRLYRPYRASQSLYAIMYRCWHERSQGRPSFSELLEEIRKLAENPD